ATTTAGCAAATGCAACTACTGTAGGATATAAAAAAGATAATTTAGTAGGAAAAAGTTTTAAAGATGTTATGATGCATAATTATGATAAAGTTGTAGGAGGCAAACACGTTAAAAATGATATTGGAATGCTTTCTATGGGAAGTAAACTTGACCAAAGTTATACAAACTTTACTCAAGGAGTACTAGAATCTACAGATAAGTCTACAGATTTTGCCCTACAAGGAAGAGGATTTTTTGTAGTATCACGTAATAGTAGAGTAGCTGGCGGTGGACAAAATTTTTATACTAGAGATGGACATTTTCATGTTGAGAGAACGGGATATCTTGTAAATAGTAGTGGAGACAGAGTAATGGGGCAAAACATGAGAACTGGAGCTATGGAACCAATATATTTAGGAAATGAAAGAACTGGTCCTTCAAAAATATCTTGTAATGATAGAGGAGAGTTATTTTTAGATGGAAGTTTAAAATATAAAATTAATGTAGTTGATTTTGATAACTACGAAACACTAAGAAAACAAGGAGATAATCTTTATTCTGGTGGAAATCCAAGAGCTTATAATGGAGCAATTGTAAAGCAAAATTATCTTGAAAAGTCAAATGTTAATGTAATGGAAGAAGTATCAGATATGATGATGACTATGAGAAATTTTGAAAGTAATCAAAAATTAGTACAATCTTTAGATGAAACTTTAGGTAAAACAGTTAATGAAGTTGGAAGAGTATAAACCTTTAAGGATTTAGGGGGAATAAAAGATGCTTAGAAGTATATGGAATTCAAGAAGTGGTATGGCAGCAGAAATGGAAAAACTTAATACTATTTCTAATAATATGGCAAACTCAACTACTGTAGGATATAAAAGAGTAGATGTAAAATTTAATGATTTAATGCAAGAAAATTTAGATAGACTAGGATATCCAGTAACTAAGGGAAAACCTCAATTTACAGGAACAGGAGTTAGAGCTACAGAAATTGAAAGAGACAATTCACAAGGCAATTTACTTCAAACTGGTAATAATACAGATATAGCAATAGATGGTGAGGGATTTTTTAAAGTTCAGGATGGAGAAGGAAGAACCTTTTATACAAGAGGTGGTTCATTTAATATAGATAACCTAGGAACTGTTGTAGATAAAAGCGGTAATAGACTTATTATATTAAATGAAGCAGGAGTTAATGTAAATAAACCAGGAATTGGTTTTAAAAATAGTTCTTTTATTATTAATGAAGAAGGATATGTAGTAGGTAAAGGAAATGAAAATTTAAGAATACCTATTTTTGAACCAAAGGGTAATGATTGCATGAAAAGTATAGGAGACAACCTATACGTATGTAATGAGCCAAATTTAATTGTAGAAAAGGACACTAAAGATTTTTCTTTGCTTCAAGGATATACAGAACAATCTAATGTAGATTTAGGAAAAGAAATGGCGGATCTTATAATAACTCAAAGAGCATTCCAATTAAACTCATCAGCACTTAAAACTGCAGATGAAATGTGGGGAATGGCAAATAATCTTAGAGGAAGATAATCTGGGATTCTTCAAGAAAGGGAGTAGGAAAAAGACAGTAAATATCTTATTTACTGTCTTTTTAATATGTCCTAATTCCTTGTTTTAGGTTGGAATCGATGTTTTATTCTTGACTTAGCTCGATTGCTTTTGTAATAGGTGGAATTACTTGTTTCTTTCTTGAAAGTAATCCAGGAACATATGCTGAGTTATCTTTTAGAGTAACATTGAACGCTCTTTCTATGTAATCAGCTCTATTTCCAACAGCCATTACTTCAGAACCATCTTGTATTATATCTGTTAATAATAATACAAGTAAGTCGTAGTTATTTTCTTCACAATTTTTTTCCATGTAATTAAGCATTTCTTCTTTCATTGGTTTAAAACCTTCTATATCCATAGTGCTAACTTGAGCTACACCAACTTTATGGTTTAATAATGAGAAAGTTTTAAAGTCTGTGTTAAATATTTCTTCAACTGTACGACCAACAAGTGATGTTCCAGCTTTAAACATTTCTTTAGCGTATTCTTCAACATCTATTTCAGCTATTTTAGCTAGCTTTTCTACCATTGCTTTGTCAACAGGAGTAGATGTTGGTGATTTAAATAATAATGTATCAGATATTATAGCACTGCAAAGAAGTCCTGCTGTTTCTTTAGATGGAGTAAGGCCATTTTCAAAGAATATAGAACCTATAATTGTACCAGTACATCCAACTGGTTGATTTCTAAAGTATATTGGATTGCTAGTTTGTATATCTGCAATTCTGTGGTGATCTATGATTTCTGTAACTTCAGCTGTTTCAAGACCGTCTACAGATTGAGCAGATTCGTTATGGTCAACTAGTATAACTTTTTTATTAACTCTTGATATTAAGTGGAATCTAGAAATCATACCTAATACTTTATTGTTGCTATCTAGTATTGGATAGCTTCTAAATCTAGTTTTTGCCATAGCTTCTCTAACATCTTCAACGTGATCTGTATCTCTAAAGCAAATAAGTTCTTCTTTGCTCATAACGTATCTTATAGGGATACTTTGAACTATCATTCTTGAAGCTGTAAATGAGTCAAATGGAGTGCTTATAACTGTACATTTGTTAGCTTCAGCAAAATCTAAAACTTTTTTAGAAACTTCATGATTTCCAGCTACTATCATTAAAGATGCTTTGTTTTCGATAATTGACATTTGTGTATCTTCTCTATCTCCAAAAATTACAACATCTCCAGTTTCCATTATCTTTTTCATGCTTTCTGGATTCATGGCAGCAACTATTATTTTTCCACCACAAAATTCTAAATCTTTATTTTCGTAAAGAGTTCTAGCAGATAATGCATCTATTACATTTTTTAATGGTGTTTTACTTTTAGTTAAAATATAATTATCCCATATATCCATATAAGCGGAAGTTAAGTTTGATAAACTAACGATTCCTAAAAATTTATTATCATTATCAACTACAGGGATAGTTTTTACTTTATATTTTTTCATGTCAAACCATGCAGTTTTTAAAGATGTTTCTGGTGTTAAAGGTGGTACTTTATCCATTTCAAGATCTTTTACAAGTGGTCTTAAAGTTTTTACAAGTTCAGGCTTTTGTACTTTAAAGTAGTCAAGAGCAAATTGAGTTTCACGACTAACTTCCCCAAGTCGTATAGGTTTTGCTTTTACATTAGCAGATTTATTTTTGAATTCTGCATAAGCAAGTGCTGAACATATTGAATCCGTATCTGGATTTCTATGTCCCGTAATGTAGATCATATCTTTCATCTTATGCTACCTCCTAAAAAAATTGTCTTTTACTATTTTACCATAAAATCATATAATTTTATTATTTTTTAAAAAAAATATATTTTTCTCATATCATGGTACATATAAATCATATATTAGTTTAAGGAAATAAAAAACTTAGATAATTAAAATGGTTGCTTAAAATGATAGGAGGAGGAACATGAATAATGAAAAATTTTTGAGAAAAGGGCTTACAAGTAGTGAAGCAGAAAAAGGGATAAAACAATATGGATTAAATGTACTAGAGAAAAAGAAAAAAGTATCTCCAATAAAAATATTCTTAGAACAATTCAATGATTTTATTATTTGGGTTTTACTTGTAGCTACAGCTTTATCTGCTGCCATGGGACAAAAGGCAGATGCTATAACTATAATTATTATAGTCGTTATGAATGCTATTTTAGGATTTGTTCAAGAATATAAAACAGAAAAATCCTTAGAGGCACTTCAAAACTTAGCAGCGCCCACATCTAAAGTGTTAAGAGATGGAGAGGTAAAAGTTATAAGTGCAGAACAGTTAGTACCTGGAGATGTTATTATTTTAGAAAGTGGAGATAGAATTCCAGCAGATGCTATTTTTATAGAAGGTAATAGTTTAGTTGTAGATGAATCACTTTTAACTGGTGAATCAATTGGAGTAGAAAAAAATATTGGTGGTAAAAATAGCAATATATATATGGGTACAGTAGTTTTAAAGGGAAAAGGAAGAGCATTAATTGAGAAAACAGGTATGAAAACTGAAATGGGAAAAATTGCAGATATGTTAGATAACATAGAAAGCGAAAAATCTCCATTAAAGAAGAAACTAGCTTCCCTTGGAAAAGTAATGGTAGCGGTTTGTATTGTAATATGCATAATGGTAACTATTATGGGTATCATAAGGGGACAAGATAAGTATCAGATGTTTTTACTTGGGGTAAGTTTAGCTGTTGCTGCAATTCCAGAGGGAATGCCTGCTATTGTAACAGTTGCTTTAGCACTTGGTGTATCTAGAATGTTAAAGAGAAATGCTCTTATAAGAAAGCTTCCAGCAGTTGAGACTCTAGGTTGCACATCTATAATATGTAGTGATAAAACAGGGACACTTACTCAAAACAATATGACTGTAGAACAAATATATTTTAATGACAAAATATATAATTTAAATGAAAATGATGATGTTAATTTTGATATCTTAAAAAAGACATTTGTGTATTGTAATGATTGTGGATATGATTTTAACCAAAAGGAATATGAAAAAGTTCTTTTAGGAGATCCCACTGAAACTGCTCTTATAAAAGCTATGTTCAAAAATGCAAATGCATTAAAAGATTTTCTAAAAAAAGGACAAAGGTTATTTGACATTCCATTTGATTCTACTAGAAAAATGATGTCAGTTATAATGGAGGAAAGAGGAAAGAAAAAAGCCTACATTAAAGGAGCTCCAGAGAGAGTAATAGAAAAGTGTAAATATATACTTATTAATAATGAAATTTTAGAGTTTAATGATGAATATAAAAGTAGAGTTAATAAAAGAGTAGAAGAAATGTCTTATAAGGCTTTAAGGTGTATTGCCGGAGCTTATAAAGATACTAATGTTTCTAAAAATTCATTAGAAGATAATTTAATATTTGTTGGTATAGCGGGAATGAAAGACCCTCCAAGACCAGAGGCTAAAGATGCAGTATTAGAATGTAAAATGGCAGGAATTAAACCTGTTATGATAACAGGAGACCATAAAAATACAGCATATGCCATAGCAAAAGAACTTAAAATATGTAAAAAAGAAGATGAAGTTTTAACAGGAGAAGAGTTAGATAAATTATCAGAAAAAGAGCTTATAAAGAAAATAGATAAAGTTTCAGTATTTGCAAGGGTAAGTCCTAAACATAAATTAAGTATAGTTAAAGCCTTTAAAAAGAAGGGCAATATAGTTGCTATGACTGGAGATGGAGTAAATGATGCTCCAGCAGTTAAAGAATCTGACATAGGTGTATCTATGGGTATATCCGGAACAGATGTTACAAAAGAGGCATCTTCTATGATACTTTTAGATGATAATTTTACAACTATAGTATCCGCTGTTGAAGAAGGAAGAACTATCTATGATAACATAAGAAAGTTTATTAGATATTTATTGTCTTGTAATTTAGGAGAAGTACTTACAATGTTTCTATCTTCATTGTTTTATTTAGAAACACCACTATTACCTATACAAATACTATTTGTGAATTTAGTCACAGATGGACTTCCTGCTATAGCGCTAGGAGTTGATCCAGCAGATAAAGATATAATGCTTAGAAAACCTAGAAGGAAAGATGAGAGTGTATTTGCAAGAGGACTTAAAGAAAAAATACTTTTAAGAGGAAGTTTAATTGGAATTTGTACTATTTTTGCCTTTTTATCAGGAAAGTATTATGGTATGGATTTAAAAACTTCAAGAACACTTGCTTTATGTACTCTTATAATGTCTCAATTAATTCACGTATTTGAATGTAGATCAGAAAATCACTCTATATTTGAGATTAAGCTATTCACTAATATGTATTTAGTTGGAGCCGTATTAGTTTCTATTTGCATGCTTTTATGTATAATTTATGTTCCTTTCTTACAGGGAATATTTCATACAGTTCCACTACATTTAGGACAATGGGCTATAATAGTATTTTTCTCAGGCTTTATATCATTTATAAATAGTTTATACTTATATTTTAGAAGAAGATAATAAAAAAACGTTGACATTTTGTCAACGTTCAGATTGTTCAAAAAGCCCCCAACAATTGGGGGCTTTTGTTTACGCCAAAATTCTTTTATGCGATAGCATTCGAAAAATATTTATTATGTATGTTGATTTGGAATAAATTTGAATTAACGTACACAAAAAAATAGTGCGATAGCACCATGGCTATCTTTTTCATATTCTGAACTGCCGCTGTAAGTAGGCACTGCTCAGAAACATTTTTAATTCCTCGCATGCGACAATAACGTAGCCCATGTAATTCTTTTGAATCAGCAAAGCTACGCTCAATCTTTTCTTTACGTCGTTTGTAAATATTTTTACCTTTTTCTGTTTTAGTAAATCTAAAAATTTGATCTTTATAGTCTTCCCAAACATGACGACGTATAGTTCTATTAATGGATTTATCAGATGTTAAGCAATTATTTTTATATTTGCAAGAAGCACAATGCTCCGCATTACTTACGTATTCTTTATAACCTTCCCTTGTAGTAGTTCTATATTTTAAAAAGCAATTATTAATACATACATATCCATCTAATTCTTTAACATACTGAAATCTATATTTTGTATATTTTCCTTTAACATGGGGTCCTAAACGGAACCCAAAAACACCTTGATAATTTTTGTCTGAAATTTGTTTACAAATAGGATTCGTAGAATATCCGGCATCTGCTACTAAATATTTTGTATTAAAATTAAACTTTTCTATTTGAGTTTCTATTCTTTTAACATAAGGATCTACATCGTTTATATTCCCGGGAGTAACATGAACGTCTGTTATAATATTATACTTTCCGTCAACAGTTCTATGATCTAAATAAAAAAAGCCTTTAGGTTTTCCATCTCTAACCATATATCCACTGTCTGGATCAGTTGTACTTACTTTTATTTCCTTAGTTTCAGCTATTTTAGTCTTTTTTTTTAGAGGCTTTTTATTATGATTAATTCTATCTTTATTAATGTCATTCTCTAATTCATCAAAGTATTCCTTTGTGGATTTAGTTATTTCTTTTTTAATAAATTTATGTTTATTAGCGTTAGCTTTTAAGTGAGTAGAATCAGTATATAGAATTTTGCCATCAACCAAGTTTCTATTAATAGCTTGAAATACAATATTATCAAATATTTCTTGATGTATATTTGTATTACTAAATCTTTTTGTTCTATTCTGGCTTATAGTGGAATGACTTGGTATTTTATCAGTAAGTCCATATCCTAAAAACCATCTGTAAGCTACATTTACCTGGATTTCTTTTACAAGCTGACGCTCTGAACGTATACCGAATAGGTATCCTATAAAAAGCATTTTAAATAATACAACTGGGTCTACTGAAGGTCTGCCATTATCAGCACAATATAAATCCTTAGTTAAATCTCTTATAAATGAAAAGTCTATGTATTTATCTATCTTTCTAAGTATGTGATTTTCAGGTACTAAATTTTCTATATAAACTAGTTCTAATTGATTTTGTTTTCTTTCATTATTAGTAAGCATTTTTCCTCCGTAGGAGCCCTAACGGGCTAAAAGATTTATTGTTCTAAAATATATATTCTACATAAACACTAAAAATCCTTTTTGTAATAAATGTAAAAAGGCTGTTGACAAATTATGTTTATCAACAGCCTGAACGTTGACATTTTGTCAACGTTTTTTGTTATCTGTATTTAACCTTTTGTGCTTGATGAAGTTTTTTAACAGCATCCCCTTCAACTGGTACAAGTTGAGCCTTGTTTGTCATATTAAGGATGTTCAATACTTGAAGAACTTCACGATCAGTTTTTCCTTTTTTACCTTTTAGTCCTTGTATTAACAAAGAATGACCTTGAGATATTGGCATAAATGTAGGCTTTTTAAACCATCTATTTTTCTTGTAAACACATTTAGTTATGTTTTTGCTTCTATCTGGTTTTATTAATATAGTAACAATTAATTTATGGAAAAATAAAAAAGATTTTTTTTCTGTTTTTATTGAAATTACTTTTCCTTGTGCTTGACTAAGTCTATCGCCATACTTAGCTAGATAGGAATTTGTGTAATGCTGACTTAACTTTTCTTTAAAACCCATTATGAATAACTCCTTTACATATAATTTATATAAAAAATAATAAAATGACATTATAACTAAAATTAATTATATCATAGTATGGTTTTTTTTAAAACTATTAATTATTATTTACATAAGTTTGAAAAATTATTATTTTTTTAAAACTTGTGGCTAAATGAGTGGGTATAGAATACTAATATAATAAGTGCAAGAAAAAGGGAGGGATATCAAAATGGAGCTTTCATCCCATGATGTCATATACGAGTTTAAAATAGACGATTTAGAAATTAAAGAAGACAAATTTAATGTACCAGAATATAAAAGGGAAGTATATAAAAAGATAAAGACAGCTCTTGAAATAGATAAGGAAGGATATAACGTTTATTTAGTAGATGATTTTTC
This Clostridium novyi NT DNA region includes the following protein-coding sequences:
- a CDS encoding flagellar basal-body rod protein FlgG, which translates into the protein MLRSIWNSRSGMAAEMEKLNTISNNMANSTTVGYKRVDVKFNDLMQENLDRLGYPVTKGKPQFTGTGVRATEIERDNSQGNLLQTGNNTDIAIDGEGFFKVQDGEGRTFYTRGGSFNIDNLGTVVDKSGNRLIILNEAGVNVNKPGIGFKNSSFIINEEGYVVGKGNENLRIPIFEPKGNDCMKSIGDNLYVCNEPNLIVEKDTKDFSLLQGYTEQSNVDLGKEMADLIITQRAFQLNSSALKTADEMWGMANNLRGR
- a CDS encoding calcium-translocating P-type ATPase, PMCA-type; the encoded protein is MNNEKFLRKGLTSSEAEKGIKQYGLNVLEKKKKVSPIKIFLEQFNDFIIWVLLVATALSAAMGQKADAITIIIIVVMNAILGFVQEYKTEKSLEALQNLAAPTSKVLRDGEVKVISAEQLVPGDVIILESGDRIPADAIFIEGNSLVVDESLLTGESIGVEKNIGGKNSNIYMGTVVLKGKGRALIEKTGMKTEMGKIADMLDNIESEKSPLKKKLASLGKVMVAVCIVICIMVTIMGIIRGQDKYQMFLLGVSLAVAAIPEGMPAIVTVALALGVSRMLKRNALIRKLPAVETLGCTSIICSDKTGTLTQNNMTVEQIYFNDKIYNLNENDDVNFDILKKTFVYCNDCGYDFNQKEYEKVLLGDPTETALIKAMFKNANALKDFLKKGQRLFDIPFDSTRKMMSVIMEERGKKKAYIKGAPERVIEKCKYILINNEILEFNDEYKSRVNKRVEEMSYKALRCIAGAYKDTNVSKNSLEDNLIFVGIAGMKDPPRPEAKDAVLECKMAGIKPVMITGDHKNTAYAIAKELKICKKEDEVLTGEELDKLSEKELIKKIDKVSVFARVSPKHKLSIVKAFKKKGNIVAMTGDGVNDAPAVKESDIGVSMGISGTDVTKEASSMILLDDNFTTIVSAVEEGRTIYDNIRKFIRYLLSCNLGEVLTMFLSSLFYLETPLLPIQILFVNLVTDGLPAIALGVDPADKDIMLRKPRRKDESVFARGLKEKILLRGSLIGICTIFAFLSGKYYGMDLKTSRTLALCTLIMSQLIHVFECRSENHSIFEIKLFTNMYLVGAVLVSICMLLCIIYVPFLQGIFHTVPLHLGQWAIIVFFSGFISFINSLYLYFRRR
- a CDS encoding putative manganese-dependent inorganic diphosphatase: MKDMIYITGHRNPDTDSICSALAYAEFKNKSANVKAKPIRLGEVSRETQFALDYFKVQKPELVKTLRPLVKDLEMDKVPPLTPETSLKTAWFDMKKYKVKTIPVVDNDNKFLGIVSLSNLTSAYMDIWDNYILTKSKTPLKNVIDALSARTLYENKDLEFCGGKIIVAAMNPESMKKIMETGDVVIFGDREDTQMSIIENKASLMIVAGNHEVSKKVLDFAEANKCTVISTPFDSFTASRMIVQSIPIRYVMSKEELICFRDTDHVEDVREAMAKTRFRSYPILDSNNKVLGMISRFHLISRVNKKVILVDHNESAQSVDGLETAEVTEIIDHHRIADIQTSNPIYFRNQPVGCTGTIIGSIFFENGLTPSKETAGLLCSAIISDTLLFKSPTSTPVDKAMVEKLAKIAEIDVEEYAKEMFKAGTSLVGRTVEEIFNTDFKTFSLLNHKVGVAQVSTMDIEGFKPMKEEMLNYMEKNCEENNYDLLVLLLTDIIQDGSEVMAVGNRADYIERAFNVTLKDNSAYVPGLLSRKKQVIPPITKAIELSQE
- a CDS encoding flagellar basal-body rod protein FlgG, encoding MIRSIYTAVSGLINQEAQQDVISNNLANATTVGYKKDNLVGKSFKDVMMHNYDKVVGGKHVKNDIGMLSMGSKLDQSYTNFTQGVLESTDKSTDFALQGRGFFVVSRNSRVAGGGQNFYTRDGHFHVERTGYLVNSSGDRVMGQNMRTGAMEPIYLGNERTGPSKISCNDRGELFLDGSLKYKINVVDFDNYETLRKQGDNLYSGGNPRAYNGAIVKQNYLEKSNVNVMEEVSDMMMTMRNFESNQKLVQSLDETLGKTVNEVGRV
- a CDS encoding IS1182-like element ISCno1 family transposase (programmed frameshift), which encodes MLTNNERKQNQLELVYIENLVPENHILRKIDKYIDFSFIRDLTKDLYCADNGRPSVDPVVLFKMLFIGYLFGIRSERQLVKEIQVNVAYRWFLGYGLTDKIPSHSTISQNRTKRFSNTNIHQEIFDNIVFQAINRNLVDGKILYTDSTHLKANANKHKFIKKEITKSTKEYFDELENDINKDRINHNKKPLKKKTKIAETKEIKVSTTDPDSGYMVRDGKPKGFFYLDHRTVDGKYNIITDVHVTPGNINDVDPYVKRIETQIEKFNFNTKYLVADAGYSTNPICKQISDKNYQGVFGFRLGPHVKGKYTKYRFQYVKELDGYVCINNCFLKYRTTTREGYKEYVSNAEHCASCKYKNNCLTSDKSINRTIRRHVWEDYKDQIFRFTKTEKGKNIYKRRKEKIERSFADSKELHGLRYCRMRGIKNVSEQCLLTAAVQNMKKIAMVLSHYFLCTLIQIYSKSTYIINIFRMLSHKRILA